The following proteins are encoded in a genomic region of Papaver somniferum cultivar HN1 unplaced genomic scaffold, ASM357369v1 unplaced-scaffold_10, whole genome shotgun sequence:
- the LOC113326494 gene encoding uncharacterized protein LOC113326494, with product MVESTSQTPPESHPHQTPPETTFIPTSGNPRISDPYVIHPSDNPATVLFSPLLQGDNYGSWVRGITKALNAKGKLGFVDGTLSPPTDALAYQCWKRCDDMVGSLLLNSCEPDIRARCLYAPSSHAIWKDLQVRFCISNAPILFRLKSAIASIRQESMSVSLYYTKFKTPWDQYDSLVAVTEVCICGAGKQLLERLEGDRDMEFLQGLHDRFSNLRS from the coding sequence ATGGTTGAATCCACTTCTCAAACACCACCAGAAAGTCATCCTCATCAAACACCGCCTGAAACCACATTCATTCCAACCTCAGGAAACCCTAGAATTTCAGATCCATATGTTATACATCCCAGTGATAATCCGGCCACTGTGTTGTTCTCTCCATTGTTGCAGGGCGACAATTATGGATCCTGGGTACGAGGAATCACCAAGGCCCTCAACGCAAAAGGAAAACTTGGATTCGTGGATGGTACTCTTTCCCCTCCCACTGATGCACTCGCCTATCAGTGCTGGAAGAGGTGTGACGATATGGTGGGAAGTTTGCTTCTCAATTCATGCGAACCTGATATCCGGGCAAGATGCTTATATGCTCCTTCTTCTCATGCAATATGGAAGGATCTGCAAGTGAGGTTTTGTATTTCTAACGCACCTATTTTGTTTCGATTGAAATCTGCAATAGCTTCTATACGACAAGAATCGATGtcagtgtctttgtattacaCAAAATTCAAGACACCGTGGGATCAATATGATTCACTTGTCGCTGTCACTGAGGTGTGTATTTGTGGAGCTGGGAAGCAATTACTTGAACGACTAGAAGGTGACAGAGACATGGAGTTTCTTCAAGGTTTACACGATAGATTCTCTAATCTCAGAAGTTAG
- the LOC113326496 gene encoding uncharacterized protein LOC113326496, with protein MKIPPGFHKKGETRVYKLNKFLYGLKQASRQWFSKFSTALLNTGFTQSHADYSLFTFHSGEISIYVLVYVDDIIITGNNDLAIQDLKHKLESQFSLKNLGRLQYFLGLEVSRSPKGILLCQRKYILDIVNDCGLLGAKPSPSPMEKHLKLLPYSGDPLSDPSIYRRLIGRLLYIQVTRPDITFSVNYLSQFMQQPCSGHLDAAHRNVRYLKGTVSHGIFLSASSTLSLSGYTDSDWAGCLTTRRSTTGYFTMLGDSPISWKSKKQPTISLSSAEAEYRALARLTSELQWLHYLFTDLRITIPRPIPIYCDNQAALHIYANPVFHERTKHIEIDCYFVRDKLLSGLIKPTYIPSALQLADLFTKPLGVYHFRRLASKLGLRADGPHPPT; from the coding sequence ATGAAGATTCCTCCAGGTTTTCACAAGAAAGGGGAAACTCGTGTTTACAAACTCAATAAATTTTTATATGGCCTTAAGCAAGCTTCTCGCCAATGGTTTTCTAAGTTTTCCACAGCTCTCCTCAATACAGGTTTCACACAATCTCATGCtgattattctctttttacttTTCATTCTGGTGAAATCTCCatttatgttttagtttatgttgatgatattattatCACCGGTAATAATGATCTTGCTATTCAGGACCTCAAGCACAAACTCGAATCACAGTTTTCTCTCAAGAACCTTGGTCGCTTACAATATTTCTTGGGCCTTGAGGTATCTCGTTCTCCGAAAGGTATTTTACTCTGTCAACGCAAATATATTCTTGACATTGTTAATGATTGTGGCCTTTTAGGAGCTAAGCCTTCTCCATCTCCAATGGAGAAACATCTAAAACTACTTCCATATTCTGGTGATCCTCTATCTGATCCTAGTATTTATCGACGTCTCATAGGTCGTCTTCTATATATTCAAGTGACACGTCCTGATATCACATTTTCTGTTAATTATTTAAGTCAATTCATGCAGCAACCGTGCTCTGGTCACTTGGATGCTGCACATCGTAATGTTCGTTACCTTAAAGGTACCGTTAGTCATGGCATTTTTTTATCTGCCTCAAGCACTTTGTCTCTTTCGGGTTACACCGATTCTGATTGGGCAGGCTGCTTAACAACTCGTCGATCCACGACAGGTTATTTTACGATGCTAGGGGACAGTCCTATTTCTTGGAAGTCCAAGAAACAACCAACAATATCTCTTTCTtctgctgaagctgaatatcgtgctCTTGCACGACTTACTTCTGAACTGCAATGGTTGCATTATCTTTTCACTGATCTTCGTATCACTATTCCAAGGCCTATACCTATTTATTGCGATAATCAAGCCGCTCTTCATATTTATGCCAATCCAGTTTTTCACGAACGAACTAAACATATTGAAATAGATTGCTACTTCGTACGTGACAAACTACTTTCTGGTCTAATCAAGCCTACGTATATACCGTCAGCATTACAATTAGCTGATCTTTTCACAAAACCGCTGGGAGTGTATCATTTTCGTCGCCTTGCTAGCAAGTTGGGTCTTCGTGCAGATGGTCCTCATCCTCCAACTTGA